One Leptolyngbya subtilissima AS-A7 genomic window carries:
- a CDS encoding HEPN domain-containing protein — MKSIEEDGVWFLPNNPDKEISGRLTFSAEEPPKLYLLDQLQEIKFDNTIPQRLEFDIVNGYLVNGKKVTLCNCFQPIGFKTGIQTSTVHAKYLIIGHHFKTLEEILLKGVSLRYKNLEDWVDLPNFEINWSTNDEHNQVKEINVKQVTLEPIELGKLLDFSLVLYDKPVELERLQIAGFFGNIGRKVSLEERKSIIIRADNEKRLEDVVDVIYLFQELLIFASGQMTYPYEIQSGIVVIEKEVRIPDHLNFALMAGLIKPERTAKSDLGFEIHDFGEEVKAIEEEKEKFIPLEIYFQVGESEDLDAKFNSQRVLFSFKDVKDQFTELLRLWEQNSKELESIIDLYLRLTYIPRRHINDFFLSLAQAIEAFHSLAHSGRHIDKRIYKKVVRKTLEEAVNSIPDSIALENETEESLDLREYKRILKEEKLSHLNSFSLRERLEEIISEYRFCLPDNFFASPEEQSDFLKKIRKTRNYLTHLSSEQDEYVASGQDLLVLSRKLRVLLEVCLLKQLGLEDVDVKTITSKNR; from the coding sequence ATGAAAAGCATTGAAGAAGACGGCGTTTGGTTCCTTCCCAATAATCCAGATAAGGAAATATCCGGTCGGCTTACATTCTCCGCTGAAGAGCCTCCAAAACTCTATCTACTTGATCAGCTACAAGAAATTAAATTTGATAATACGATTCCTCAAAGATTGGAATTTGATATTGTAAATGGATATTTAGTCAACGGGAAGAAGGTCACTTTATGTAATTGTTTTCAGCCCATAGGATTTAAAACAGGTATTCAAACTAGTACAGTTCATGCAAAGTATCTGATAATTGGGCATCACTTCAAGACGTTAGAAGAAATTCTCTTGAAAGGTGTTTCTTTAAGATATAAAAATTTAGAAGACTGGGTAGACTTGCCGAACTTTGAGATTAATTGGTCTACCAACGATGAACATAATCAGGTCAAAGAAATCAATGTAAAACAGGTAACACTAGAACCTATTGAACTTGGCAAACTACTAGATTTTTCTTTGGTTCTTTATGACAAGCCAGTTGAGCTGGAAAGACTACAAATAGCTGGTTTTTTTGGAAATATAGGCAGGAAGGTTTCTCTTGAAGAGAGGAAATCTATTATTATTCGAGCAGATAATGAAAAAAGATTAGAAGACGTTGTTGATGTTATCTACTTATTTCAAGAGCTGCTAATTTTTGCATCTGGTCAAATGACGTATCCATATGAAATTCAATCAGGCATTGTAGTTATAGAAAAAGAAGTTAGGATACCTGATCATCTCAATTTTGCTTTAATGGCAGGCTTAATCAAGCCTGAGCGTACTGCAAAAAGTGATTTGGGTTTTGAAATACATGATTTTGGTGAAGAGGTGAAAGCTATTGAAGAAGAAAAGGAGAAGTTTATTCCACTTGAGATATATTTCCAAGTTGGAGAATCAGAAGATTTAGATGCTAAGTTCAATTCTCAGAGAGTCTTATTTAGCTTCAAGGACGTAAAAGATCAATTCACTGAACTTCTAAGACTTTGGGAACAGAATTCAAAAGAATTGGAGTCAATCATCGACCTATACCTAAGATTGACCTATATACCAAGACGGCATATTAATGACTTTTTTCTTAGTCTTGCTCAAGCCATTGAAGCATTTCATAGCCTTGCACACTCTGGGAGACACATAGATAAAAGGATTTACAAGAAGGTAGTACGAAAGACATTAGAAGAAGCTGTAAATTCCATTCCAGACTCTATTGCTCTAGAAAACGAAACAGAGGAAAGTTTAGATTTAAGAGAATACAAAAGAATTTTGAAGGAGGAAAAACTTTCACATTTAAATAGTTTCTCTTTAAGAGAACGTTTAGAGGAGATAATAAGTGAATATCGCTTTTGTTTGCCTGATAATTTCTTTGCGTCCCCAGAGGAGCAGAGCGATTTTCTTAAAAAGATTAGGAAAACAAGAAATTATTTGACTCATTTATCTTCTGAGCAGGATGAGTACGTGGCTTCTGGTCAAGATTTGTTAGTTTTGAGTAGAAAGTTAAGAGTCTTGCTAGAAGTCTGCTTGCTCAAACAATTAGGTTTGGAGGATGTAGACGTAAAAACAATTACTTCTAAGAATAGATGA
- a CDS encoding GTPase, translating into MTTTPESLIAEVVAFAEQCRKKINEFDEAEVLCGLIGASGSGKSSLINAIAGEKVSAVGVVETTLEAQAFVHQGIRFVDLPGCGTLKFPREGYIENLKLTTYDCFLLVTANRFTENDVFLFQELSKIGKLCFVIRNKFDTAVEDGMYDNGHSEDETRKIITNDILVNLSPSRPEKIYLISARKPTEYDLGNLLRDIAEALDGLKQQRFVADMGTYSQEALQKKGKLARDRIPLYAFLAAANGVNPIIGVDIAVDMSLLLKFGNEVANIYGLTSSQFEYIKRLLGAGAVPGLLAKITQFSAKYLAKEGLVLLLKKTATRQVAKQTTKWIPIVGQLVAAGIGGTATFWLCEQIVEEAEDLAKEILSELI; encoded by the coding sequence ATGACGACCACTCCAGAAAGCTTGATTGCTGAAGTTGTAGCTTTTGCAGAACAGTGCAGGAAGAAAATTAATGAATTTGATGAAGCAGAGGTTTTGTGTGGCTTAATAGGCGCATCTGGAAGTGGAAAATCATCGCTCATCAATGCCATAGCTGGGGAAAAGGTATCAGCAGTCGGGGTTGTCGAAACCACTCTGGAAGCGCAGGCATTTGTTCATCAAGGCATTAGATTTGTTGATCTTCCTGGGTGTGGAACACTTAAGTTCCCTCGAGAAGGGTACATAGAGAATCTAAAATTAACTACCTATGACTGCTTTTTACTCGTCACAGCAAATCGTTTTACAGAAAATGATGTATTCCTTTTTCAGGAGCTTTCCAAAATAGGAAAACTCTGCTTTGTCATCCGCAACAAGTTTGATACTGCCGTTGAGGATGGAATGTATGATAATGGGCACTCAGAAGATGAAACCAGAAAAATAATTACTAATGATATTTTAGTGAACCTCTCTCCATCACGTCCCGAAAAAATATATCTTATATCTGCTCGTAAACCCACAGAGTATGACCTAGGCAATCTTCTTCGCGATATCGCTGAGGCTTTGGATGGATTGAAGCAACAAAGATTTGTAGCTGATATGGGTACTTATAGTCAAGAGGCTCTTCAAAAAAAGGGCAAGCTTGCTAGAGATAGGATTCCTTTATATGCATTTCTGGCCGCAGCTAATGGAGTCAATCCAATTATTGGAGTTGACATCGCTGTAGACATGAGTCTTTTGCTGAAGTTTGGGAATGAAGTTGCTAATATCTATGGGCTTACATCAAGTCAATTTGAGTACATCAAAAGACTTTTAGGCGCGGGTGCCGTTCCGGGCTTGCTGGCTAAAATCACTCAATTTTCTGCTAAATATTTAGCGAAGGAAGGATTGGTATTACTACTAAAGAAAACTGCTACTCGCCAGGTAGCAAAACAAACAACCAAATGGATTCCAATTGTTGGCCAGCTCGTTGCTGCTGGCATAGGGGGGACAGCGACTTTTTGGCTATGCGAACAAATCGTTGAAGAAGCAGAAGATTTAGCTAAGGAAATTCTGAGCGAACTAATATAA
- a CDS encoding restriction endonuclease subunit S, protein MREALQTYEEYKDSGLAWLGDIPKDWKLNFLVKVLSSLVDYRGRTPKKVGFDENGMLLVTAKNIKQGSIDYSLSEEFVDIDDVQSLLNRGKPEVGDVLFTTEAPLGEVANVDRTGFALAQRIIKFRGNEKALDNYFMKYWLMSSTFQYSLQRHATGSTAQGLKGSKVRLLNIVLPSLTEQKAIAHYLDTKIAQIDCKIDLLIQKSQRYQELKRTLINETVTRGLDKSASMKDSGIEWIGEIPEHWYIYRIKDFTYVKGRIGWQGLRSSDFLDTGDHYCVTGTDLINGLVNWSDCYFVSKARYEQDKYIQLNIGDLLITKDGTIGKTALVDVLPRKATLNSGLFVTRPLKGKYLNIFLYWVLNSSVFRNYIDLTKGGSTIQHLYQNVFDRFLYCCPPLTEQQEISNYLSQKTNHIDRMIENVNSKIEIQKELRKTLINDVVTGKIKVT, encoded by the coding sequence ATGAGAGAGGCACTACAGACTTATGAAGAATACAAAGATAGTGGGCTTGCTTGGCTAGGTGACATCCCCAAAGACTGGAAATTAAATTTTTTAGTCAAAGTTTTATCTTCACTTGTGGACTACAGAGGGCGAACTCCCAAAAAAGTAGGTTTTGATGAAAATGGAATGCTTCTCGTCACAGCAAAGAATATTAAACAGGGAAGTATTGACTATTCACTTTCAGAAGAATTTGTAGATATTGATGATGTTCAATCTTTACTCAATAGGGGAAAGCCAGAAGTTGGCGACGTATTATTTACTACAGAAGCTCCACTTGGCGAGGTGGCTAATGTTGATAGAACTGGTTTTGCCCTTGCTCAGAGAATTATCAAGTTTCGGGGGAACGAAAAAGCCCTCGATAACTACTTCATGAAATATTGGTTGATGTCATCAACCTTTCAATACAGCTTACAGCGTCATGCAACAGGGTCTACTGCTCAGGGGTTAAAAGGTAGTAAGGTCAGGCTACTGAATATTGTCCTTCCTAGCCTCACTGAACAGAAGGCGATCGCCCACTACCTCGACACCAAAATCGCCCAGATTGATTGCAAAATTGACTTGCTCATCCAAAAATCCCAACGCTACCAGGAACTAAAAAGAACGCTTATTAACGAAACCGTTACACGCGGTCTTGATAAGTCTGCGTCCATGAAAGATAGCGGCATCGAGTGGATAGGAGAGATTCCTGAGCATTGGTATATATATAGAATCAAAGATTTCACCTATGTCAAAGGTCGGATTGGTTGGCAGGGTCTTCGCAGTTCAGATTTTCTAGACACAGGTGATCACTACTGCGTAACTGGTACTGACCTTATCAATGGCTTAGTTAATTGGTCAGACTGTTACTTTGTCTCAAAGGCGAGATACGAACAAGACAAGTACATACAGCTTAATATTGGTGATCTTTTGATCACAAAAGATGGAACCATAGGAAAGACAGCCTTAGTAGATGTATTGCCCAGAAAAGCAACATTGAATAGTGGGCTATTTGTCACAAGGCCTTTGAAAGGCAAATACTTAAACATTTTTCTATACTGGGTACTTAATTCATCCGTTTTTAGGAATTACATTGACTTAACTAAGGGTGGCTCTACAATACAGCACTTATATCAAAACGTTTTTGATCGTTTTTTGTACTGCTGTCCTCCATTGACTGAGCAGCAGGAGATCTCCAATTATCTATCTCAAAAAACCAATCATATTGATCGGATGATCGAGAATGTCAATTCAAAAATTGAAATTCAAAAAGAACTTCGCAAAACACTAATTAATGATGTCGTAACAGGCAAAATCAAGGTAACCTAA
- a CDS encoding helix-turn-helix domain-containing protein, whose amino-acid sequence MGRAGKALREVLTQYGISQNSLAVKMGLQRSAIYKWFHEERDPTAETVADIVEALKGLNGEAAEAFVDFYLGNMLKNQDLNQP is encoded by the coding sequence ATGGGAAGAGCAGGAAAAGCGCTACGGGAAGTCCTCACGCAGTACGGCATTAGCCAAAACAGCCTTGCTGTAAAAATGGGCTTGCAGCGATCGGCTATCTACAAGTGGTTCCATGAGGAACGCGATCCGACAGCAGAGACAGTTGCGGACATTGTGGAAGCTCTAAAAGGCTTAAACGGCGAGGCCGCCGAAGCTTTCGTCGATTTCTACCTAGGCAATATGCTCAAAAACCAAGACCTTAATCAACCGTAG
- a CDS encoding SprT-like domain-containing protein, whose protein sequence is MKPAPPTTAQFGAYQNAYDYFNETLFENSLNPCLLNFSRKSKALGFFASERWSDGTHYTHEISLNPDLLERPLEDIFSTLVHEMAHQWQQDFGTPSKGGYHNREWSDKMIAIGLIPSDIAQPGGKKTGSSMSHYIDQAGAFKRVFEATPDDLRLPWLAGPGMQRQPSRNKVVYQCPECQAKIWGKPDLMVLCNTHDDLIPFERVA, encoded by the coding sequence ATGAAACCAGCACCGCCGACAACTGCCCAGTTTGGGGCATATCAAAACGCTTACGACTATTTCAATGAAACACTATTTGAAAACAGCCTTAACCCTTGCCTACTCAACTTCAGCCGCAAATCTAAAGCGCTAGGTTTTTTTGCTTCAGAGCGCTGGTCTGATGGCACTCATTACACCCACGAGATTAGCCTTAACCCTGATTTGCTTGAACGCCCACTAGAAGACATCTTTTCTACGCTGGTTCATGAGATGGCTCACCAGTGGCAGCAAGATTTTGGCACACCTAGCAAAGGCGGATACCACAACCGGGAATGGTCAGATAAGATGATTGCGATCGGTCTTATACCCAGCGATATAGCTCAACCAGGAGGCAAGAAAACAGGCTCTAGTATGTCGCACTATATTGATCAAGCTGGAGCCTTCAAGCGGGTTTTTGAGGCTACGCCTGATGATCTACGGTTGCCCTGGCTAGCTGGGCCAGGAATGCAGCGACAACCTAGCCGCAATAAGGTTGTGTATCAGTGTCCAGAATGCCAAGCAAAGATATGGGGCAAGCCTGATCTAATGGTGCTGTGTAACACTCATGACGATCTAATTCCGTTTGAGAGAGTAGCGTAG
- a CDS encoding DEAD/DEAH box helicase family protein, with protein MSELHLQDKFLIPFIKSELGYREVKPNTVTSSLFIEEDLQAFISATELNQKSYETLLQKYSGDAKKLLADLIGLIQERIASSRNMALFINANKSVTLRGVKLHLFYTDDSVIHDSELFNQNIFSVIQELPYKYEYEGKRIFSFRPDLTFFVNGLYLGYSELKANFSNQTAKKNGRGKVTKDYFEAVRKYYEVFDQNSHLSDSEKERYRRDLLKIFEKAIHITTTDIAETYVIRTIDQFFDEALDTCRKGKFDREEYDKHVFEVFKPYPLLNSDAGKKDKLKELFSFHYGKSFIEKEILYYNFIEREVYTVNGKKELKDEKGQLICPRPKQKFGTDKILAKIDEFLEHETEDDYFIHQLEQQLAHVAPTKRAELIEKRKTYANNKNVYSLLLQYAAGFGKSNIIGWTALQLKDLRRNGGYVYDKVMIVVDRLQLRSQIDAKMRNMNIENSMFLEAHDKKTFQEALTSDKRLVIINLQKFQDVRNILDADTLQALANLRTVFLIDEIHRSNRGSQHEEMINIFDVLQTPFDANDTYNQTRTKKNLIIGFTATPDDNTLARFGEFSGYAESEKLWVPFDAYTMNEAIKDGFILNPIKNIVPVASKMLFDVPNNELEGFEEPNYKDAEKKQIYEEPERIDAISRYIADLLVKDVYRQVRGTGKAMLAVYSIKAAIAYAEAVKRHFQEITQQLKYAKYADAPIYVVYSSSQDQQSATGLNDGLSEEKVLENFALRKNGLIIVVAKLQTGFDERRLHTLFLDKEIKGIPAIQAISRVDRTAKYKNDCKIVDFSYNNVNVQNIKEAFEHFSDVVVSDFDPFSDQRVLDIVFSELKKSGVYNQFFDLFLQIFNDDAKRNDPESYLDLESSIEKHISANPQHTADAKAKAAQYFTILNRIEYVITLDDKYKEPTFLAFLRLFNRLYNQLHRTDDVKDPIEVYFDNQIGIIEVELQETEQKEKRETKVAKGKELSSTVYQFDILTIIEARNEQEELKAERIKEFESKIQDLFKYVRGSEEGKRLIVKINSDVSEDEIYDDFAKIYRKYKILNRKTVGEYFFREMEDLVNKLCDDFEAMILNSSK; from the coding sequence ATGAGTGAACTACACCTCCAAGACAAATTCCTCATCCCCTTCATCAAGTCAGAGTTAGGCTACCGGGAAGTCAAACCCAATACTGTTACCAGTTCCCTCTTCATTGAGGAAGACCTGCAAGCCTTTATTTCCGCCACAGAACTCAATCAAAAATCCTACGAAACTCTGCTCCAAAAATATAGTGGTGATGCCAAAAAGCTTCTGGCTGACCTCATCGGTCTCATTCAAGAACGGATCGCTAGCAGTCGGAACATGGCATTGTTCATCAATGCCAATAAATCCGTTACCCTTCGAGGAGTTAAGCTCCACCTCTTCTATACCGACGACAGCGTTATCCACGACAGCGAACTATTCAACCAAAATATTTTTTCTGTTATTCAAGAATTACCTTACAAATACGAGTATGAAGGCAAGCGTATTTTTTCCTTCCGCCCTGACCTGACCTTCTTTGTCAATGGTCTATATCTTGGCTATAGCGAACTCAAAGCTAACTTCAGCAACCAGACTGCGAAGAAAAACGGACGGGGCAAAGTCACTAAAGACTACTTTGAAGCCGTCAGAAAGTATTATGAGGTTTTCGATCAAAATTCTCACCTCAGCGACTCCGAAAAAGAACGCTACCGCCGAGACTTACTCAAAATCTTCGAGAAAGCAATTCACATCACCACCACTGACATTGCTGAAACCTACGTTATTCGCACCATTGACCAGTTCTTTGATGAAGCCCTAGACACTTGTAGAAAAGGTAAGTTTGATCGTGAAGAATACGATAAACACGTTTTTGAAGTCTTCAAACCTTATCCGCTTCTCAACTCTGATGCCGGCAAAAAAGACAAGCTAAAAGAGCTATTCAGCTTCCACTATGGCAAAAGCTTTATCGAAAAAGAAATTCTCTATTACAATTTCATCGAGCGAGAAGTTTACACCGTCAACGGCAAAAAGGAACTCAAAGACGAGAAAGGGCAACTCATTTGCCCCCGTCCTAAACAAAAATTTGGCACCGATAAGATCCTGGCAAAGATAGACGAGTTCCTAGAACACGAAACTGAAGATGACTACTTCATTCATCAGCTAGAGCAACAGCTTGCCCACGTTGCCCCTACAAAACGCGCCGAACTAATCGAAAAGCGCAAAACCTACGCCAACAACAAAAACGTTTATTCCCTGTTGCTGCAATATGCCGCTGGCTTTGGCAAATCTAACATTATCGGTTGGACGGCTCTACAACTCAAAGACCTCCGCCGTAATGGTGGGTATGTCTACGATAAGGTCATGATCGTGGTTGATCGCCTGCAACTCCGTAGCCAGATTGACGCCAAAATGCGGAACATGAACATAGAAAATTCTATGTTCCTTGAGGCCCACGACAAGAAGACCTTTCAGGAAGCCCTTACTTCCGATAAACGCTTAGTCATCATCAACCTACAAAAATTCCAAGACGTACGGAATATTCTCGATGCCGATACCCTACAAGCTTTGGCCAATCTCCGCACCGTTTTTCTAATTGACGAAATTCACCGCTCCAACAGGGGAAGCCAACACGAAGAAATGATCAATATCTTCGATGTATTACAAACGCCCTTTGATGCCAACGACACCTACAACCAAACCCGCACGAAGAAAAATCTGATCATCGGCTTTACAGCCACCCCAGACGATAACACCCTGGCACGATTCGGAGAATTTAGCGGCTATGCCGAAAGCGAAAAGCTGTGGGTGCCCTTCGACGCTTACACCATGAATGAAGCTATCAAAGACGGGTTCATCCTCAACCCCATCAAAAATATTGTCCCCGTTGCTTCGAAGATGCTGTTTGACGTTCCCAACAATGAGCTAGAGGGCTTTGAGGAACCAAATTACAAAGACGCTGAAAAAAAGCAAATCTACGAAGAGCCCGAACGGATAGACGCAATCAGCAGATACATTGCTGATTTACTCGTCAAAGATGTCTATCGACAAGTCAGAGGTACGGGCAAGGCCATGCTAGCGGTATACTCCATTAAAGCCGCGATCGCCTACGCAGAAGCCGTTAAACGCCATTTTCAGGAGATCACTCAACAGCTCAAATACGCTAAATATGCGGATGCCCCGATCTATGTCGTCTATTCCAGCAGTCAAGATCAGCAAAGCGCCACTGGGTTAAATGATGGGCTTAGCGAAGAAAAAGTCTTAGAAAACTTTGCCTTGCGAAAAAACGGCTTAATTATTGTCGTTGCCAAGCTACAAACAGGGTTTGATGAGAGACGACTACACACCCTATTCCTCGATAAAGAAATTAAAGGTATTCCCGCAATTCAAGCCATTTCACGGGTAGACCGAACTGCCAAATATAAAAACGACTGTAAGATCGTTGACTTCTCCTACAACAACGTCAACGTCCAAAATATCAAAGAGGCCTTCGAGCATTTTTCTGATGTCGTGGTGAGTGACTTCGACCCATTCAGTGATCAACGGGTTTTAGACATCGTCTTTTCGGAACTCAAAAAGTCTGGGGTTTACAACCAGTTCTTTGATCTCTTCCTGCAAATCTTCAATGATGATGCCAAACGCAATGATCCAGAAAGCTACCTTGACCTAGAAAGCAGCATTGAGAAACACATCTCAGCCAACCCTCAGCATACGGCTGATGCCAAAGCGAAAGCGGCTCAATACTTCACTATCCTCAACCGTATCGAATATGTCATCACATTAGATGATAAATACAAAGAGCCAACCTTTCTGGCATTCTTACGCTTATTTAATAGGCTCTATAATCAGTTGCATCGCACCGATGATGTAAAAGATCCCATTGAAGTCTACTTTGATAATCAGATCGGCATTATCGAAGTTGAACTACAAGAAACTGAGCAAAAAGAGAAACGAGAGACCAAAGTTGCTAAGGGCAAGGAACTCAGCAGCACAGTCTACCAATTTGACATTCTAACAATTATTGAAGCCCGTAATGAGCAAGAAGAACTCAAAGCCGAACGTATTAAAGAGTTTGAGTCAAAAATCCAAGATTTATTCAAATATGTTAGGGGATCTGAAGAAGGGAAACGCCTGATCGTCAAAATCAATTCTGACGTATCCGAAGATGAAATCTATGATGACTTCGCCAAAATCTACCGAAAATATAAAATCCTTAATCGGAAGACCGTAGGAGAGTATTTTTTCAGAGAAATGGAAGATCTCGTCAACAAACTCTGTGATGACTTTGAAGCCATGATACTTAATTCCAGCAAATAA
- a CDS encoding GIY-YIG nuclease family protein: protein MSLINLPEKLDCPDSWKYTEEWQERYEKTYGFDYLEKICSHSEAGSRVMYYICSMGEMALTKIKTQNLYIKRINAGTIDLSRIGELDIDWQSGHTWARLNESWEELFEIYNASKAPVEILKVIDEVKNFMDTGQSHCQALLNYIADAREAQNREKIAKREETHLQITQQRRKWESIDINHSKVEEGFVYLLANDLMPGVYKIGFTARNPDKRARELSEQYGLPTSFKVVDYWRTKDPYIVEQRIHEELANFKKAGEFFEIDLECAKEIIQFLIAEI, encoded by the coding sequence ATGAGCTTAATTAACCTTCCAGAAAAATTAGATTGCCCCGACTCATGGAAGTACACTGAGGAGTGGCAAGAAAGATATGAGAAAACTTATGGATTTGACTATCTAGAAAAAATATGTAGCCATAGTGAGGCTGGAAGCAGGGTCATGTACTACATCTGTAGCATGGGCGAGATGGCTCTAACCAAGATAAAAACGCAAAATCTCTATATCAAGCGAATTAATGCTGGAACAATTGATTTATCAAGAATCGGCGAACTAGATATTGACTGGCAATCAGGACATACTTGGGCAAGACTAAACGAGAGCTGGGAAGAGCTTTTTGAGATTTACAATGCTAGTAAAGCTCCTGTAGAAATTCTAAAGGTAATCGATGAAGTAAAAAACTTTATGGATACAGGCCAGTCCCATTGCCAAGCACTTCTAAATTACATTGCTGATGCACGAGAAGCTCAAAACAGGGAGAAAATAGCAAAGCGTGAAGAAACACATCTTCAGATAACTCAGCAAAGACGCAAATGGGAATCAATTGATATAAACCATAGTAAGGTCGAGGAAGGTTTCGTTTATCTCCTAGCTAATGATCTTATGCCAGGTGTGTACAAAATTGGTTTCACAGCCCGAAATCCTGATAAACGCGCAAGGGAACTGAGCGAACAGTATGGACTACCGACATCATTTAAGGTCGTCGATTACTGGCGAACAAAAGATCCATATATCGTTGAGCAACGTATCCATGAAGAGCTTGCTAACTTCAAGAAAGCAGGCGAATTTTTTGAGATAGATTTAGAATGTGCAAAGGAAATTATCCAATTTTTAATCGCAGAAATATAG
- a CDS encoding helix-turn-helix domain-containing protein, with the protein MPIKWRLAAVMADREIDNQKLHELTGLHLGTISKLRNNPPRRVDVETLELLCKVLDCQPGDLLRYIPGAD; encoded by the coding sequence ATGCCCATTAAGTGGAGGCTTGCGGCTGTAATGGCAGACCGTGAGATAGATAACCAAAAGCTGCATGAACTCACGGGATTGCATTTAGGGACAATCTCGAAGTTAAGGAACAATCCACCTAGGAGGGTGGATGTAGAAACCTTAGAGCTTTTGTGTAAAGTGCTGGATTGTCAGCCAGGGGATCTGTTGAGGTATATCCCTGGAGCTGATTAA